Genomic DNA from Desulfuromonadales bacterium:
CCTTTATCGCATTGACCATGCCGATGAGCTGATCGAGATGGGAATGGACGAATTTCTTCCCGGCCGCGGGGTGGCGGTGGTGGAGTGGGCGGAACGGCTCTCCGCAGGGGAGACGGCAACCCTGTCGGTCCACTTCGAACATGCCGGCGAAGATGCCCGACGGTTGACCTTCGCGCCCGGGAACGGGACGGGCGTGCGGCTTATCGAGCAGTTGCGACGCAGCTGGCAGCAAAGGGGAGGCGGGCAATGAAAGAGTTCGACATCGCTGTCATCGGCGGCGGCCCCGGGGGTTATGTGGCTGCCATCCGGGCGGCCCAGGCTGGCGCCTGCGTCTGTCTGGTGGAGCGGGACAAGGTCGGCGGCACCTGCCTCAACCGTGGCTGCAT
This window encodes:
- a CDS encoding tRNA (adenosine(37)-N6)-threonylcarbamoyltransferase complex ATPase subunit type 1 TsaE — encoded protein: LYRIDHADELIEMGMDEFLPGRGVAVVEWAERLSAGETATLSVHFEHAGEDARRLTFAPGNGTGVRLIEQLRRSWQQRGGGQ